A portion of the Paenibacillus hamazuiensis genome contains these proteins:
- a CDS encoding methyl-accepting chemotaxis protein — MKLQMKLMINTMISLLMLLAVLVYVVLNVSGLQASNRQIIELMTESQQLKTELILSQLSLANASSNMTEANKTEALSRLHKADSRLTDMLGKVTIPSYRSMLDEAQDKFKSVSLEGSKALSDRNAAEIKRQSVRILGVLNVVHMLTVLSAEFQQSLTEQIDAKIRNVYVFSLIGGAALFLIAGLFNYITTWRIVQPIKRLSRHTNAIAAGQLFVSIEESRNKDEVGELTRAFATMMVNLRGIVGTAQQVGERVDRLSHELEKENAVLSDISKQIAVSTDEMASGGQAVAEDLQQAVSHMDELKRSFQINLEGSLQSGEYGEEAVVAIGRGTEAIETQRGIMEQNMKAIRRMEEAVRQLSDSIGDIRQMVGYVSEVASQTNLLALNAGIEAARAGEAGKGFAVVAQEVKKLSGQSSLTANRMMTILENVAGGIEQVVMTMQDNLEMTRLQEQAVSTTGDAFESIRGKVAQIAEQLRELTERMHDSVEKSEQVLRSVESISAVTEQSAAASEEISASTSEQLTAFLSIGDKVKVLREVSDKLSMTLEQFTLEETKSDKSPDDSATGGDGLTGHKGKKPPLRFARAASL, encoded by the coding sequence ATGAAACTGCAAATGAAGCTGATGATCAATACGATGATCTCGCTGCTTATGCTTCTGGCGGTGTTAGTTTATGTCGTGCTGAACGTTTCCGGACTGCAAGCGTCGAACCGGCAAATTATCGAGCTTATGACCGAAAGCCAGCAGCTGAAGACCGAGTTGATTCTTTCCCAGCTTTCGCTGGCTAATGCCTCCAGCAACATGACGGAAGCCAACAAGACGGAAGCGCTCAGCAGGCTGCATAAAGCGGATTCCAGATTGACCGACATGCTGGGGAAGGTGACGATCCCGTCTTACCGCAGCATGCTGGATGAGGCGCAGGATAAATTCAAATCGGTGTCGCTGGAGGGAAGCAAGGCGCTCAGCGATCGCAATGCGGCGGAGATCAAGCGCCAATCGGTGCGGATTCTCGGCGTTTTGAACGTGGTTCATATGCTCACCGTGCTGTCGGCCGAGTTTCAGCAAAGCTTGACCGAGCAAATTGACGCCAAGATCCGCAATGTGTACGTTTTCTCCCTGATCGGCGGTGCTGCGCTGTTCCTGATCGCCGGATTATTTAACTACATAACGACGTGGCGGATCGTTCAGCCGATCAAGAGGCTGAGCCGCCATACAAATGCGATTGCCGCTGGGCAGCTTTTTGTGAGCATCGAGGAAAGCCGCAACAAGGATGAGGTTGGCGAGTTGACGCGGGCGTTCGCGACGATGATGGTGAATTTGCGCGGCATCGTCGGCACCGCCCAGCAGGTCGGCGAGCGGGTGGACCGGTTGTCCCATGAGCTTGAGAAGGAAAATGCCGTGCTGTCCGACATTTCGAAGCAAATCGCCGTTTCCACGGACGAGATGGCTTCCGGCGGACAAGCCGTAGCGGAAGATTTGCAGCAAGCCGTTTCGCATATGGACGAGCTGAAGCGCAGCTTCCAGATCAACCTGGAGGGCTCGCTGCAATCCGGGGAATACGGAGAGGAAGCCGTAGTAGCGATCGGGAGAGGAACGGAAGCCATCGAGACGCAGCGCGGCATTATGGAACAGAACATGAAAGCCATTCGCCGGATGGAGGAAGCGGTGAGGCAGCTGTCCGACTCGATCGGCGATATACGCCAAATGGTAGGGTACGTTTCGGAGGTGGCTTCTCAAACGAACCTGCTCGCGCTCAATGCCGGAATCGAGGCGGCACGCGCCGGGGAAGCCGGCAAAGGCTTCGCTGTAGTCGCCCAGGAAGTGAAAAAGCTCTCCGGGCAATCCTCTTTAACAGCGAATAGGATGATGACGATACTGGAGAATGTGGCCGGCGGTATCGAGCAGGTTGTCATGACGATGCAGGACAATTTGGAGATGACCAGGCTGCAGGAGCAGGCCGTGAGCACGACAGGCGATGCGTTCGAAAGCATTCGCGGCAAGGTTGCGCAAATCGCCGAGCAACTGCGCGAACTGACGGAGCGGATGCACGATTCCGTGGAAAAGAGCGAACAGGTGCTTCGCTCGGTTGAAAGCATCAGTGCCGTCACCGAGCAATCGGCAGCGGCAAGCGAGGAAATATCCGCATCCACTTCCGAGCAGCTTACGGCCTTCCTTTCGATCGGCGATAAAGTCAAGGTGCTGCGCGAAGTATCCGACAAGCTGTCCATGACATTGGAGCAATTTACGCTGGAGGAAACCAAGTCGGACAAAAGCCCGGATGATTCGGCAACCGGAGGAGACGGGCTAACCGGGCATAAAGGGAAGAAGCCTCCGCTTCGTTTTGCAAGGGCAGCTTCGCTGTAA
- a CDS encoding cytochrome d ubiquinol oxidase subunit II, giving the protein MNYELLGISVLWIFLYGYLIVASIDFGAGFFSFYSMLTKERHLIHGVIERYLSPVWEVTNVFLIFFFVGMVGFFPDTAYYLGTTLLIPGSIAIILIALRGSYYAFSTYGAKDNKLYMFVYGASGLLIPASLSMVLTISEGGFIEEKAGKLTLLYDKLLASPYAWSVVLLAIVSILYISAVFLTFYADRARDFAALQVVRKYAFAWSVPTILSSLLVFFSIHRHNPDHFAKMMDLAWMFVLSFLCFLGAIRLIWQGRRYGTAFVLVMLQFALAFFGYGAAHLPYIVYPFVTIHESITSPTMALALVMAFIAGLLLLIPSLVLLMRLFLFDADYVQGKKK; this is encoded by the coding sequence ATGAATTACGAGCTGCTCGGCATCAGCGTGCTTTGGATTTTTTTGTACGGCTATTTGATTGTCGCCTCCATCGATTTCGGGGCAGGCTTCTTCAGCTTTTACAGCATGCTGACGAAGGAGCGCCATCTGATTCACGGCGTGATTGAACGCTATTTGTCGCCCGTATGGGAAGTGACGAACGTGTTTTTGATCTTTTTCTTCGTCGGGATGGTCGGCTTTTTTCCGGATACGGCTTATTATTTGGGCACGACGCTGCTCATTCCGGGCAGCATCGCGATCATTCTGATCGCGCTCCGCGGCTCGTATTACGCCTTCAGCACCTACGGCGCCAAGGACAACAAGCTGTATATGTTCGTGTACGGCGCAAGCGGTCTGCTCATTCCCGCCTCCCTGTCCATGGTGCTGACCATCTCCGAAGGCGGCTTTATCGAAGAGAAAGCCGGCAAGCTGACGCTGCTGTACGACAAACTGCTTGCCAGTCCGTATGCCTGGTCCGTCGTACTGCTTGCGATCGTCAGCATTTTGTACATTTCGGCCGTGTTCCTTACGTTTTACGCGGACCGTGCAAGAGACTTTGCGGCGCTTCAGGTTGTACGCAAATATGCCTTCGCCTGGAGCGTGCCGACGATCTTAAGCAGCCTGCTCGTATTTTTCTCGATCCATCGGCATAACCCGGACCATTTTGCAAAAATGATGGATCTTGCCTGGATGTTTGTGCTTTCGTTTCTCTGCTTCCTCGGCGCGATCCGGCTCATTTGGCAGGGGCGGCGCTACGGAACGGCATTTGTGCTGGTGATGCTGCAGTTTGCTCTCGCTTTTTTCGGATACGGGGCCGCACATTTGCCTTATATCGTATATCCGTTTGTGACGATTCACGAGAGCATTACCAGTCCGACGATGGCGCTGGCGCTGGTAATGGCCTTCATAGCCGGACTTTTGCTGCTTATTCCATCGCTCGTCCTGCTCATGCGCCTGTTCCTGTTCGATGCCGATTATGTGCAGGGGAAAAAGAAATGA
- a CDS encoding response regulator, with the protein MNDMIKVLICDDSALIRAKLKTLVELNGNSLILFAENGEQGVQQYKEHRPDVVFMDIVMPVKTGIEALKEIREFDPSAKVVMASSAGTQANLLEALKYGAYDFVQKPVAAEMIAGVLSKVLKERELV; encoded by the coding sequence ATGAATGACATGATAAAAGTGTTAATATGCGACGATTCCGCTTTGATTCGCGCGAAGCTGAAGACGCTTGTCGAGTTGAATGGAAATTCGCTCATTTTATTTGCGGAAAACGGGGAGCAAGGGGTGCAGCAGTACAAGGAACATCGTCCCGATGTCGTGTTTATGGATATAGTCATGCCGGTAAAAACCGGGATCGAGGCGCTCAAAGAAATCAGGGAATTCGATCCGTCCGCCAAAGTGGTTATGGCCTCCTCCGCCGGCACGCAGGCGAATTTGCTCGAAGCTCTGAAATATGGAGCCTATGATTTTGTGCAAAAGCCCGTCGCCGCTGAAATGATTGCCGGCGTATTAAGCAAAGTGTTGAAAGAACGGGAGTTGGTTTAA
- a CDS encoding Gfo/Idh/MocA family protein, protein MSRTFKIGIIGCGGIANGKHMPSLAKLPNVQMVAFCDIVEDRAREAAGKYGAEGARVTSNYREILEDGSIEIVHVCTPNDSHAEITIAALDAGKHVMCEKPMAKTAADARRMVEAAKRSGKKLTIGYNNRFRADSLYLKQVCEDGDLGEIYFAKAHAIRRRAVPTWGVFLDEEKQGGGPLIDIGTHALDLTLWMMDNYKPKAVLGTSYHKLASRENAANAWGPWDPKKFTVEDSAFGMITMQNGATIVLESSWALNTLQTGEAKCTLCGTEGGADMWDGLRINGEKHSRLYMNTIQLDAKGVDFYDGKRESAQDTEMRLWIEAIEQDKDPVVTPEQACVVSEILEAIYESAKTGKAVYFD, encoded by the coding sequence CAGCCTGGCCAAGCTCCCTAACGTTCAAATGGTCGCGTTTTGCGATATCGTGGAAGACCGGGCGAGAGAGGCAGCCGGCAAATACGGCGCCGAAGGCGCGCGGGTAACCTCCAATTACCGGGAAATTCTTGAAGACGGTTCCATCGAAATCGTGCATGTTTGCACGCCGAACGACTCTCATGCGGAAATTACGATTGCCGCGCTGGATGCGGGCAAACACGTCATGTGCGAGAAGCCGATGGCGAAAACCGCGGCGGACGCCCGCCGGATGGTGGAAGCGGCCAAGCGTTCCGGCAAAAAGCTGACGATCGGCTACAACAACCGGTTCCGCGCGGACAGCCTTTATTTGAAACAGGTGTGCGAGGATGGCGATCTCGGAGAAATTTATTTTGCGAAAGCTCACGCCATTCGCCGCCGTGCCGTGCCGACGTGGGGCGTGTTTTTGGATGAAGAGAAGCAAGGCGGCGGTCCGCTCATCGATATCGGCACGCATGCGCTGGATCTGACGCTCTGGATGATGGACAACTACAAACCGAAAGCTGTGCTCGGCACGTCGTACCACAAGCTGGCGAGCCGTGAAAATGCCGCCAACGCTTGGGGCCCGTGGGATCCGAAAAAGTTTACGGTGGAAGATTCCGCGTTCGGGATGATCACGATGCAAAACGGCGCAACCATCGTGCTCGAATCGAGCTGGGCGCTGAATACGCTGCAGACGGGCGAAGCGAAATGTACGCTGTGCGGCACGGAAGGCGGCGCCGATATGTGGGACGGCCTTCGCATCAACGGCGAGAAACACAGCCGCCTGTACATGAACACGATTCAGCTGGACGCGAAAGGCGTCGATTTCTACGACGGCAAACGCGAGAGCGCGCAGGATACCGAGATGAGATTGTGGATCGAAGCGATCGAGCAGGACAAAGATCCTGTCGTTACGCCGGAGCAGGCATGCGTCGTATCGGAAATTCTCGAAGCGATCTACGAATCCGCGAAAACCGGCAAAGCCGTATATTTCGATTAA
- a CDS encoding cytochrome ubiquinol oxidase subunit I gives MLPYDPVLYSRILTGVTLGFHIIFATIGVGVPVMIAIAEWLGIRRKDPYYTLMARRWARGFVITVAVGVVTGTAIGLQLSLLWPSFMQIAGQAIALPLFMETFAFFFEAIFLGIYLYTWDRFRNPWVHFAFVIPVVLGSSASAFFITAVNAFMNTPQGFELAGRTIINIDPIKAMFNPATPTKTAHVLSSAYMTSAFVLASIAAFAILGGRKHPYYKKALKLTMIAALVFSALTAFIGDLSGKFLAKYQPEKLAAAEWHFETTEQAPLILGGVLGPNNEVRYAIKIPYALSILAHGDPNATVQGLNEFDPDKLPPLRTHYFFDAMVVIGGFLLVLSLFFWLSIRKTGRFAHNRLILRCIVAAGPLAMLAIECGWIFTEVGRQPWILRGYMTTQAGATTSDHVDVMLLLFSALYAILAATSISVLGKMFRRNTAEQELIARGIERGPRT, from the coding sequence ATGCTGCCTTACGATCCCGTTCTGTACAGCCGCATTCTGACCGGAGTGACCTTGGGGTTTCACATCATTTTCGCGACGATCGGCGTCGGCGTGCCGGTGATGATTGCCATTGCCGAGTGGCTCGGCATTCGCCGCAAAGATCCTTATTACACGCTGATGGCCCGGCGCTGGGCGCGCGGCTTCGTTATTACCGTCGCGGTCGGCGTCGTGACCGGTACGGCAATTGGGCTGCAGCTCAGCCTGCTGTGGCCCAGCTTCATGCAAATCGCCGGACAGGCTATCGCGCTGCCGCTGTTTATGGAGACGTTCGCCTTTTTCTTCGAGGCGATCTTTCTCGGCATTTATCTTTATACGTGGGACCGGTTCCGGAATCCTTGGGTGCATTTCGCCTTCGTCATCCCGGTTGTGCTCGGGTCTTCGGCATCGGCCTTCTTCATTACGGCGGTCAACGCCTTCATGAATACGCCGCAGGGCTTTGAGCTGGCCGGGCGCACGATCATCAACATCGACCCGATCAAGGCGATGTTTAACCCGGCTACGCCGACGAAGACGGCCCACGTGCTCTCGTCCGCATATATGACCAGCGCGTTCGTGCTGGCGTCGATTGCCGCTTTTGCGATACTGGGAGGCCGGAAGCATCCTTATTATAAAAAAGCGCTCAAGCTCACGATGATCGCAGCGCTCGTGTTTTCCGCACTGACCGCTTTCATCGGCGACTTGTCCGGCAAGTTTCTGGCGAAGTACCAGCCGGAGAAGCTTGCGGCAGCCGAGTGGCATTTTGAAACGACGGAGCAAGCTCCGCTCATATTAGGCGGCGTGCTCGGTCCGAACAACGAGGTCCGCTACGCGATCAAAATTCCGTACGCGCTCAGCATTTTGGCGCACGGCGACCCGAATGCGACCGTGCAGGGCCTGAACGAATTTGATCCTGATAAGCTGCCGCCGCTGCGCACGCATTACTTTTTCGACGCGATGGTCGTTATCGGCGGATTTCTTCTGGTATTATCTCTCTTCTTCTGGCTCAGTATCCGTAAAACAGGACGTTTCGCCCATAACCGTCTGATTTTGCGCTGCATCGTCGCTGCCGGACCACTCGCCATGCTGGCGATCGAATGCGGCTGGATTTTCACCGAAGTCGGCCGCCAGCCGTGGATACTGCGCGGCTACATGACGACGCAGGCCGGCGCGACGACCTCCGATCACGTTGACGTGATGCTGCTGCTGTTCTCGGCGTTATACGCGATTCTTGCTGCGACTTCGATCAGCGTGCTCGGCAAAATGTTCCGGCGCAACACGGCGGAACAGGAGCTGATCGCCAGAGGCATCGAAAGGGGGCCGCGCACATGA
- a CDS encoding diguanylate cyclase domain-containing protein translates to MAKSFEKKNADTDRDDELELARGMVEALTNNATVAFIVCDLQNKVIYVNGTFVTVFGWEQSEVLGMTLPIVREDDWAFFQKNLREHQWNVGQQEAVRKRKNGAVFSASETVTPIKDRGGSIISYACIIRDITARKMAERKLRESEQRFKSLFEQNSDATLSLDLNGRVTDANPAAQSMTGSSCTELMGRPLLEHIHPEERHRFEKHFREVRLAGVQHFDSALVDVRGNRVDLNVKLLPIVVDQEIVGIYCIAKDVTSHKQALEMINFMAFHDALTALPNRRQFQERLTEVMVSASSNGQRFGVFWIDLDGFKHINDTYGHAAGDYVLHEVGVKLKQSVGMKDTVARMGGDEFTILLCDAGGTDDIVRLAESLVQSLGMPISYNSQLLKVTPSIGIAVYPEDGEDVDTLLNHADKAMYLIKESGKNGYRLYGGS, encoded by the coding sequence TTGGCAAAATCGTTCGAGAAAAAAAACGCCGATACGGACCGCGATGACGAGCTTGAGCTTGCTCGAGGCATGGTGGAAGCACTCACGAATAATGCGACCGTTGCTTTCATCGTTTGTGATTTGCAAAATAAGGTAATTTATGTAAACGGTACGTTTGTGACCGTCTTCGGTTGGGAACAATCGGAGGTTTTGGGTATGACTCTGCCGATCGTACGCGAAGATGATTGGGCCTTTTTTCAGAAAAATCTCCGGGAGCACCAGTGGAATGTAGGCCAGCAGGAAGCCGTAAGGAAACGGAAGAACGGCGCCGTTTTTAGCGCCAGCGAAACGGTTACTCCGATAAAAGACCGTGGCGGTTCCATCATTTCCTACGCTTGCATCATTCGGGATATTACCGCCCGGAAGATGGCCGAAAGGAAATTGAGAGAAAGCGAACAACGCTTCAAATCGCTGTTCGAGCAAAATTCGGATGCCACGCTTTCGCTGGATTTGAATGGCCGGGTCACGGATGCGAATCCCGCCGCCCAGTCGATGACCGGTTCTTCCTGCACGGAGCTCATGGGAAGGCCGCTTCTGGAGCACATCCATCCCGAGGAGCGCCATCGTTTCGAGAAGCACTTCCGTGAGGTGAGGTTGGCCGGGGTTCAGCACTTCGATTCCGCGCTTGTCGATGTGAGGGGAAACCGGGTGGACCTGAACGTTAAGCTGCTGCCTATCGTCGTCGATCAAGAAATTGTCGGGATTTACTGCATAGCCAAAGATGTTACCTCACATAAACAGGCGCTCGAAATGATCAATTTCATGGCTTTCCACGATGCCCTTACCGCATTGCCGAACCGCCGCCAATTTCAGGAACGATTGACGGAGGTTATGGTTTCGGCATCGTCGAACGGTCAAAGGTTCGGCGTATTCTGGATCGATTTGGATGGATTTAAGCACATTAACGATACATATGGCCACGCCGCCGGCGATTACGTCCTGCATGAGGTCGGGGTGAAGCTGAAGCAATCGGTAGGCATGAAGGATACGGTAGCCCGCATGGGCGGCGACGAATTCACGATTCTGCTATGCGACGCGGGCGGTACCGACGATATTGTGCGGCTTGCCGAAAGCCTCGTGCAGTCGCTCGGAATGCCGATTTCCTATAACAGCCAGCTGCTGAAAGTTACGCCCAGCATAGGGATCGCCGTTTATCCTGAAGACGGCGAGGACGTAGACACGCTTTTGAATCATGCGGATAAGGCGATGTACCTGATAAAAGAGTCTGGAAAAAACGGGTATCGCCTGTACGGAGGCAGCTAA
- a CDS encoding bifunctional diguanylate cyclase/phosphodiesterase, protein MKLRAKLMFHSVFTIIIATLLIGFILIKMLEMQASDKDNVSALVAVQKLEASIALTRQALSHYSSNATYGSEIEVKKQLERSTQVLGQLKSALERLIVSQQISPPADGDIQTVLASIERKWSQLHSSSLVALATRDSMEANRQSIRTLGFLNDLYFLQKRVNELYENHNSTLESEIRLIIWLCSFGVILLVWRAYVSNERLTQHITKPLKTLALQAQAVAGGGLAKVEEHPAKDEIGDLSRAFSKMVCQLEDVIYFDPLTRLPNRLMFRNRLELELAGAKRNQEKFALLYVDLDRFKNVNDSLGHAAGDLLLQAFAERVTPLLGDSGTAFRLGGDEFMILVSNVRSTQELGRLCGQLTKTLSLPYRVEGRELYVTASMGISLYPIDSEDGETLIKFADMAMYRAKKLGSNKYQFYLPEMNEVVLEKLEMESKLRRALELGELELWYQPQIDLHNGRIHGVEALIRWNHPELGLVSPTRFIPLAEETGLIVPIGCLVLREACRQNKIWQQLGLPHIRVSVNLSVLQFQQQDLVETVRRTLKETELDAQYLELEITESVAMFNEASVIRTLDGLKRLGLYLSIDDFGTGYSSFSYIKKFPVDTLKIDQAFIRDITKSEDDAAIASAMVTLAHSLQMTVVAEGVEKEEQLRLCRSWQCDIAQGYLFSPALKAGEIASWLTKEQIEVARQ, encoded by the coding sequence ATGAAATTGCGTGCGAAGTTAATGTTTCATTCGGTGTTCACCATAATTATTGCCACCTTATTGATCGGGTTTATTTTGATCAAAATGCTCGAGATGCAAGCGTCGGATAAGGATAATGTCAGCGCGCTTGTCGCCGTTCAGAAGCTTGAGGCCTCCATCGCGCTTACGCGGCAAGCGCTGAGCCACTATTCGTCCAACGCGACCTACGGCAGCGAAATCGAAGTGAAGAAGCAGCTCGAGCGGAGCACTCAAGTGCTCGGCCAATTAAAGAGTGCGCTGGAGCGCCTGATCGTGTCACAGCAAATATCCCCGCCGGCGGACGGGGACATTCAGACGGTTCTCGCATCGATCGAACGGAAGTGGTCGCAGCTTCATTCATCGTCCCTCGTTGCCTTGGCTACGCGGGATAGTATGGAAGCAAACCGTCAATCGATACGAACTCTCGGGTTTCTCAACGATCTTTATTTTCTCCAGAAGCGGGTAAACGAACTGTATGAGAACCATAACTCCACATTGGAATCGGAAATCAGGCTCATTATCTGGCTCTGCTCCTTTGGCGTAATTCTTCTCGTTTGGCGTGCCTACGTCTCGAACGAGCGGCTGACTCAGCATATCACGAAACCTTTAAAAACGCTTGCGCTGCAAGCCCAAGCGGTGGCAGGCGGGGGGCTCGCCAAGGTGGAGGAACATCCGGCCAAAGATGAGATCGGCGACTTGAGCCGCGCTTTTTCCAAGATGGTATGTCAGCTTGAGGATGTCATCTATTTCGATCCGCTGACCCGGCTGCCGAACCGGCTTATGTTCAGAAACAGGCTGGAGCTTGAACTGGCGGGAGCGAAGCGCAATCAGGAGAAGTTCGCTTTGCTGTATGTCGATCTCGACCGCTTTAAAAATGTAAACGACTCGCTCGGACATGCGGCCGGAGATTTGCTGCTGCAGGCATTCGCGGAACGCGTAACTCCGCTGCTCGGAGATTCGGGCACAGCTTTCCGTTTGGGCGGAGATGAATTTATGATTCTTGTTTCCAATGTTCGCAGCACGCAGGAACTGGGAAGGTTATGCGGGCAATTGACAAAAACTTTGTCGCTTCCTTACCGGGTCGAGGGCCGCGAGCTGTACGTCACGGCGAGCATGGGAATCAGCCTGTATCCGATCGATTCGGAGGACGGAGAGACGCTGATCAAATTCGCCGATATGGCGATGTACCGCGCGAAGAAACTCGGATCGAACAAATATCAATTTTATTTGCCGGAGATGAACGAAGTCGTGCTGGAAAAGCTGGAGATGGAGAGCAAGCTGCGCCGCGCGCTTGAGCTCGGAGAATTGGAGCTCTGGTACCAGCCTCAGATCGACCTTCATAACGGCCGCATTCACGGGGTAGAGGCGCTTATTCGCTGGAATCATCCGGAGCTTGGGCTCGTATCCCCCACCCGCTTTATCCCGCTGGCCGAGGAAACCGGCCTCATCGTGCCGATCGGCTGCCTGGTGCTGCGCGAAGCTTGCCGGCAAAATAAAATATGGCAGCAACTGGGGCTGCCGCATATCCGGGTATCCGTCAATTTGTCGGTGCTGCAGTTTCAGCAGCAGGATTTGGTCGAAACCGTCCGCAGGACGCTGAAGGAAACCGAACTGGATGCGCAATATTTGGAGCTGGAAATCACCGAAAGCGTTGCGATGTTCAACGAAGCCTCGGTCATTCGCACGCTGGATGGGTTGAAACGGCTGGGGCTGTATTTGTCTATCGACGATTTCGGCACGGGGTACTCCTCTTTCAGCTACATTAAGAAGTTTCCGGTGGATACATTGAAAATCGATCAAGCTTTTATTCGTGATATTACCAAAAGCGAGGATGATGCAGCCATTGCGTCGGCCATGGTCACATTGGCCCACAGTTTGCAAATGACCGTGGTCGCCGAGGGCGTGGAAAAGGAAGAGCAGCTCCGGCTCTGCCGCTCCTGGCAGTGCGATATTGCCCAAGGATATCTGTTCAGCCCTGCGTTAAAAGCGGGTGAAATCGCGAGCTGGCTTACTAAGGAGCAGATTGAGGTTGCCCGGCAGTAG
- a CDS encoding BMP family lipoprotein: MKPIRMIWTFVLGMALLLSGCSLQNGAAAPEKQRLKIGIMLSDVGLGDQSFSDAAFAGLLKAQEDFDIFFDYRELAASKTYDQGLKELVEEGNDVVIGLGFMVKDSLEKIAKTYPDKTFLLIDEVSDLPNIVSLTFKEDEGSYLAGLVAGMKTTSNVVGFIGGMDVPIIRKFEKGFIAGVKAANPNAGVISEFAGDFGKAELGAQIAGRMFEQGKADIVYAAAGFTGTGALQEAQKRGKLAIGVDSDQFFLAEKAVLTSMLKNVDVSIYSAVKTFKEQQKFPQRQLQFGLKENGVGLAPIRVLPMTQQEEQRLETLKQQMLSGGIQ; this comes from the coding sequence ATGAAACCGATTCGGATGATTTGGACGTTCGTTTTAGGGATGGCGCTGTTATTAAGCGGATGCTCGCTGCAAAACGGAGCGGCTGCACCGGAGAAGCAGCGGTTAAAGATCGGCATCATGCTGTCCGACGTCGGTCTCGGCGACCAGTCGTTCAGCGATGCGGCTTTTGCGGGATTGCTCAAAGCCCAGGAGGATTTTGATATTTTTTTCGATTACCGGGAGCTTGCAGCTTCCAAGACGTACGACCAAGGTTTGAAGGAGCTTGTGGAAGAAGGAAACGATGTGGTGATCGGCCTCGGATTTATGGTTAAAGACAGTCTGGAAAAAATAGCGAAAACGTATCCGGACAAAACGTTTCTGCTCATCGACGAAGTTTCCGATCTGCCCAATATCGTTTCGCTCACATTCAAGGAAGACGAGGGCAGCTATCTTGCCGGACTCGTCGCCGGGATGAAGACGACGTCGAATGTAGTCGGATTTATTGGCGGCATGGACGTTCCGATTATCCGCAAATTCGAAAAAGGGTTTATTGCCGGGGTAAAAGCCGCGAATCCGAATGCCGGGGTGATCTCCGAATTCGCCGGAGACTTCGGCAAGGCCGAGCTTGGCGCGCAAATTGCCGGGCGCATGTTCGAGCAGGGCAAGGCCGATATCGTTTATGCCGCTGCCGGCTTTACTGGGACAGGCGCCCTGCAGGAAGCGCAGAAACGCGGCAAACTTGCCATTGGCGTCGACTCCGATCAGTTTTTTTTGGCGGAAAAAGCGGTTCTCACTTCCATGCTGAAAAATGTGGATGTCTCCATTTACTCCGCCGTCAAAACGTTTAAGGAGCAGCAAAAGTTCCCGCAGCGGCAACTTCAGTTCGGCTTAAAGGAGAACGGCGTCGGCTTGGCGCCGATCCGGGTTTTGCCGATGACGCAGCAGGAAGAGCAGCGGCTCGAGACGTTGAAGCAGCAAATGCTGTCCGGCGGAATTCAATAA